A region from the Deinococcus sp. YIM 134068 genome encodes:
- a CDS encoding AfsR/SARP family transcriptional regulator gives MNALPWHLGLLGTVRLRGPDSRETRPERKLAALLALLALEGPTHRSRLVGLLWPETREAAARNNLVQMLRKLRSATGADLVGGGELLSLGSALDVDARRARDACTRGEFATLHRFGGELLAGLRYDDCPDLDDWLLAERERWTEWRVGAAREEAARLEREGRYDEAAARTRVLLDLNPLSEDAYRRCEAFLRRESGVDPLPETLSLLADIERGRLPAPVVPQALPLATLRPPTLVGREREWARMEAAWQAGQVIFICGEPGAGKTRLALESMFALSNDSAFEPTVEHADAILIRKTLCSGAVIGTVEKSLEVAGGPDFYRAFGLERLVRDVHGAPFHPLPEKAQQLFTGRLALGLEPVA, from the coding sequence ATGAACGCTCTGCCGTGGCACCTGGGGTTGCTCGGCACGGTCCGGCTGCGCGGGCCGGACAGCCGGGAGACGCGCCCGGAACGCAAGCTGGCGGCCCTGCTCGCCCTCCTCGCGCTGGAGGGGCCTACCCACCGCTCGCGCCTGGTGGGATTGCTGTGGCCCGAGACGCGGGAGGCGGCGGCCCGCAACAACCTCGTGCAGATGCTGCGTAAGCTCCGCTCGGCCACGGGCGCGGACCTCGTGGGCGGCGGGGAACTGCTGTCGCTGGGGTCGGCCCTCGACGTGGACGCCCGGCGCGCCCGGGACGCCTGCACCCGTGGGGAATTCGCCACCCTTCACCGCTTCGGGGGCGAACTGCTCGCGGGGCTGCGGTACGACGACTGCCCGGACCTCGACGACTGGCTGCTCGCCGAGCGTGAGCGCTGGACCGAGTGGCGCGTGGGCGCGGCGCGCGAGGAGGCCGCCCGGCTGGAGCGCGAGGGCCGCTACGACGAGGCGGCGGCGCGCACCCGGGTCCTGCTCGACCTCAATCCCCTCTCCGAGGACGCCTACCGCCGCTGCGAGGCGTTCCTGCGCCGCGAGTCCGGCGTGGACCCGCTGCCCGAGACGCTCTCCCTCCTCGCCGACATCGAGCGGGGCCGCCTGCCCGCCCCGGTGGTGCCCCAGGCCCTGCCGCTCGCCACCCTGCGCCCCCCGACCCTGGTGGGCCGCGAGCGGGAGTGGGCGCGGATGGAGGCCGCGTGGCAGGCCGGGCAGGTCATCTTCATCTGCGGGGAGCCGGGCGCGGGCAAGACGCGGCTGGCCCTGGAGAGCATGTTCGCCCTCTCGAACGATTCCGCCTTCGAGCCGACGGTGGAACATGCGGACGCCATCCTGATCCGCAAGACCCTTTGCAGCGGGGCCGTGATAGGGACGGTGGAGAAAAGCCTGGAGGTGGCCGGTGGCCCGGACTTCTACCGTGCCTTCGGGCTGGAGCGGCTGGTGCGCGACGTGCACGGCGCACCCTTCCACCCCCTGCCGGAAAAGGCGCAGCAGTTGTTCACCGGGCGGCTGGCGCTGGGGCTGGAACCCGTGGCGTGA